A genomic stretch from Prionailurus bengalensis isolate Pbe53 chromosome E2, Fcat_Pben_1.1_paternal_pri, whole genome shotgun sequence includes:
- the ZNF527 gene encoding zinc finger protein 527 isoform X3: MWETLQSNWESWYEIKELPPKWYIDEEEISQGMVMERLTSYNLEYSSFREAWKYEGEFERHQQNQERHFRQVTTLREIPAVKRDNKYNNSERSVLLKSVLSTQERVPTVEQMHKFDIYDKMFPPNSILIEHKRLPAEKESLIDNECEEFNQNTYLSKDIRSPPGEKPYESNDFSNLLSFHSLLTQHQTTHFGKLPHGFNECDDAFSCYSFFTQPQRIHSGEKPYACNDCGKAFSHDFFLSEHQRTHIGEKPYECKECNKAFRQSAHLAQHQRIHTGEKPFACNECGKAFSRYAFLVEHQRIHTGEKPYECKECNKAFRQSAHLNQHQRIHTGEKPYECNQCGKAFSRRIALTLHQRIHTGEKPFKCNECGKTFGYRSHLNQHQRIHTGEKPYECIKCGKFFRTDSQLNRHHRIHTGERPFECSKCGKAFSDALVLIHHKRSHAGEKPYECNKCGKAFSCGSYLNQHQRIHTGEKPYECNECGKAFHQILSLRLHQRIHAGDKPYNCSECGTNFSCASALRRHQKIHNKETL, encoded by the exons ATGTGGGAGACTCTACAGTCTA ACTGGGAGTCTTGGTATGAAATCAAGGAATTACCTCCAAAATGGTACATTGATGAAGAGGAAATATCCCAGGGCATGGTAATGGAAAGACTTACAAGTTATAACCTTGAATATTCCAGTTTCAGAGAAGCCTGGAAATACGAGGGTGAATTTGAGCGGCATCAACAAAATCAGGAGAGGCATTTCAGGCAAGTGACAACTCTTAGGGAAATCCCTGCTGtgaaaagagacaataaatataACAATTCTGAGAGAAGTGTTCTCTTGAAGTCAGTACTTTCGACACAAGAGAGAGTTCCCACAGTAGAGCAAATGCATAAATTTGATATTTATGATAAAATGTTTCCCCCAAATTCCATCCTAATTGAACATAAAAGATTACCTGCTGAGAAAGAATCTTTGATAGATAATGAATGTGAAGAATTCAACCAGAATACATACCTTAGTAAAGATATAAGAAGTCCTCCTGgggagaaaccttatgaaagTAATGATTTTTCAAATCTCTTAAGTTTCCATTCATTACTTACTCAACATCAGACGACTCATTTTGGAAAATTACCACATGGATTCAATGAATGTGATGATGCCTTTAGCTGTTACTCATTCTTTACTCAACCTCAGAGAATTCACAGTGGAGAGAAACCATACGCATGCAATGACTGTGGAAAAGCCTTTAGCCATGACTTCTTTCTCAGTGAACATCAAAGAACTCATattggagagaaaccctatgagtgTAAGGAATGTAACAAAGCTTTCAGACAGAGTGCACACCTTGCTCAACATCAGAGAATCCACACCGGAGAGAAACCCTTTGCATGCaatgaatgtgggaaggcctttagcCGTTATGCCTTCCTTGTtgaacatcagagaattcacacaggggagaaaccatatgaatgtaaggaatgtaaCAAAGCCTTCAGACAGAGCGCACACCTCAAtcaacatcagagaattcacactggagagaaaccctatgaatgtaatcaatgtggaaaagccttcagcAGACGCATTGCCCTTACTCTGCATCAAAGGattcatacaggagagaaaccctttaaatgtaatgaatgtgggaagacTTTTGGCTATCGCTCACACCTTAAtcaacatcagagaattcatacaggTGAAAAGCCCTATGAATGCATCAAATGTGGGAAGTTTTTTAGGACTGACTCACAACTTAATCGACATCATAGAATACATACTGGAGAGAGACCTTTTGAATGCAGtaaatgtgggaaagccttcagtgaTGCTTTAGTTCTAATTCATCATAAGAGAAGTCATgcaggagagaaaccctatgaatgtaacaaatgtgggaaggccttcagtTGTGGCTCATACCTTAAtcaacatcagagaattcatactggagagaaaccctatgaatgtaatgaatgtgggaaggctTTCCATCAGATCTTGTCCCTTAGGCTACACCAGAGAATTCATGCTGGAGACAAACCCTATAACTGCAGTGAATGTGGGACTAATTTTAGCTGTGCCTCAGCCCTTAGACGACATCAGAAAATTCATAATAAAGAAACTCTCTGA
- the ZNF527 gene encoding zinc finger protein 527 isoform X2: protein MGMAGPISEGFIQRCHVGELQELGLSISKPNMISLLEQGKEPWMVEKEMSDGQYADWESWYEIKELPPKWYIDEEEISQGMVMERLTSYNLEYSSFREAWKYEGEFERHQQNQERHFRQVTTLREIPAVKRDNKYNNSERSVLLKSVLSTQERVPTVEQMHKFDIYDKMFPPNSILIEHKRLPAEKESLIDNECEEFNQNTYLSKDIRSPPGEKPYESNDFSNLLSFHSLLTQHQTTHFGKLPHGFNECDDAFSCYSFFTQPQRIHSGEKPYACNDCGKAFSHDFFLSEHQRTHIGEKPYECKECNKAFRQSAHLAQHQRIHTGEKPFACNECGKAFSRYAFLVEHQRIHTGEKPYECKECNKAFRQSAHLNQHQRIHTGEKPYECNQCGKAFSRRIALTLHQRIHTGEKPFKCNECGKTFGYRSHLNQHQRIHTGEKPYECIKCGKFFRTDSQLNRHHRIHTGERPFECSKCGKAFSDALVLIHHKRSHAGEKPYECNKCGKAFSCGSYLNQHQRIHTGEKPYECNECGKAFHQILSLRLHQRIHAGDKPYNCSECGTNFSCASALRRHQKIHNKETL, encoded by the coding sequence ACTGGGAGTCTTGGTATGAAATCAAGGAATTACCTCCAAAATGGTACATTGATGAAGAGGAAATATCCCAGGGCATGGTAATGGAAAGACTTACAAGTTATAACCTTGAATATTCCAGTTTCAGAGAAGCCTGGAAATACGAGGGTGAATTTGAGCGGCATCAACAAAATCAGGAGAGGCATTTCAGGCAAGTGACAACTCTTAGGGAAATCCCTGCTGtgaaaagagacaataaatataACAATTCTGAGAGAAGTGTTCTCTTGAAGTCAGTACTTTCGACACAAGAGAGAGTTCCCACAGTAGAGCAAATGCATAAATTTGATATTTATGATAAAATGTTTCCCCCAAATTCCATCCTAATTGAACATAAAAGATTACCTGCTGAGAAAGAATCTTTGATAGATAATGAATGTGAAGAATTCAACCAGAATACATACCTTAGTAAAGATATAAGAAGTCCTCCTGgggagaaaccttatgaaagTAATGATTTTTCAAATCTCTTAAGTTTCCATTCATTACTTACTCAACATCAGACGACTCATTTTGGAAAATTACCACATGGATTCAATGAATGTGATGATGCCTTTAGCTGTTACTCATTCTTTACTCAACCTCAGAGAATTCACAGTGGAGAGAAACCATACGCATGCAATGACTGTGGAAAAGCCTTTAGCCATGACTTCTTTCTCAGTGAACATCAAAGAACTCATattggagagaaaccctatgagtgTAAGGAATGTAACAAAGCTTTCAGACAGAGTGCACACCTTGCTCAACATCAGAGAATCCACACCGGAGAGAAACCCTTTGCATGCaatgaatgtgggaaggcctttagcCGTTATGCCTTCCTTGTtgaacatcagagaattcacacaggggagaaaccatatgaatgtaaggaatgtaaCAAAGCCTTCAGACAGAGCGCACACCTCAAtcaacatcagagaattcacactggagagaaaccctatgaatgtaatcaatgtggaaaagccttcagcAGACGCATTGCCCTTACTCTGCATCAAAGGattcatacaggagagaaaccctttaaatgtaatgaatgtgggaagacTTTTGGCTATCGCTCACACCTTAAtcaacatcagagaattcatacaggTGAAAAGCCCTATGAATGCATCAAATGTGGGAAGTTTTTTAGGACTGACTCACAACTTAATCGACATCATAGAATACATACTGGAGAGAGACCTTTTGAATGCAGtaaatgtgggaaagccttcagtgaTGCTTTAGTTCTAATTCATCATAAGAGAAGTCATgcaggagagaaaccctatgaatgtaacaaatgtgggaaggccttcagtTGTGGCTCATACCTTAAtcaacatcagagaattcatactggagagaaaccctatgaatgtaatgaatgtgggaaggctTTCCATCAGATCTTGTCCCTTAGGCTACACCAGAGAATTCATGCTGGAGACAAACCCTATAACTGCAGTGAATGTGGGACTAATTTTAGCTGTGCCTCAGCCCTTAGACGACATCAGAAAATTCATAATAAAGAAACTCTCTGA